TGGCGGCGGTGGCGGGGGTCATCGCGGCTCCCATCCCGATACCGAGGGGGATCAGGCCGGCGAGCAGCAACAGGTAGGGGGTGTCGATCCCGATCCGGGACAGTGTCGCTAGCCCGGCGGCGACGAGCAGCAGGCCGGTGACGCACACTGTGCGGGCGCCGTGCCGGGCGACCAGCCGTGGGGTGAGCCTGGCGGTGGGCATCATCGCTGCCGAGACCGGGAGGATCGAGCAGGCGGCGACGAGCGGGCTGTCGCCTCGGACGCCTTCGAGGTACTGCATGGAGACGAAGGTGAAGCCGAAGAAGGCGAAGAACTGGATGCAGATCGACAGGGCACCCGCCGACAGTGACCGGTTGAGGAACAGCCGCGGATCCAACAGTGGATTGGGCTGACGGAGTTCGTAGAACACGAACCCGGTGAGCGCCGCGAGACCGGCGGCGAAGCCGCCGAGTGTCCGGACTGTGGTCCAGCCGGCGTCGGGAGCCTCGATGATGCTGAAGACCAGGGCAACCAGCCCGATCGTGGCGAGCGCCGCGCCGCCCTTGTCGATGGCAGGGGCCTCGGGGTCGGAAGACTCCGGGACGAACCGAAGGGTCCCCACCAGCGCCATCGCCGCGAGGACGACGTTGACCGCGAAGGCGGAGCGCCAGGAGAACCAGTGCAGCAAGACTCCGCAGCACAACAGTCCCAGGATTGCGCTGCCGCCCGCTACCGCGGCCCACACGCCGACGGCTCGGGTTCGCTCCGCTGGTGAGAATGTGCTGGTGATCGTTGACAGGGTCGCCGGCATCACGAACGCTGCGCCGAGACCGATCAGCCCTCGAAGCACGACGAGCTCGTTCGCCGACGACACTGCCATCGCTGCCGCCGACGCACCCCCGAAGACCAGCAGGCCGATGACCAACGCCCGGCGGCGCCCGTAGCGGTCGCCGAGCGCGCCTGAGGGAAGCAGCATCACCGAGAAGACCAGCAGGTAGGCGTCGATGATCCACTCCAGCTGCGTCTGCGTGGCGTGGGTGCTGCGCACCAGGTCAGGAATGGCCACGTTCAGCGACGCCATCGCCGCGGTGACGCCACCGAGCGCGAGACACACGACCGCAGTCACGACCGAGGGATTGACGGGCTTGGACTTGGTGAAATCAGACACGATCCGACTCCTATAGCG
This genomic stretch from Mycobacteriales bacterium harbors:
- a CDS encoding MFS transporter, whose protein sequence is MSDFTKSKPVNPSVVTAVVCLALGGVTAAMASLNVAIPDLVRSTHATQTQLEWIIDAYLLVFSVMLLPSGALGDRYGRRRALVIGLLVFGGASAAAMAVSSANELVVLRGLIGLGAAFVMPATLSTITSTFSPAERTRAVGVWAAVAGGSAILGLLCCGVLLHWFSWRSAFAVNVVLAAMALVGTLRFVPESSDPEAPAIDKGGAALATIGLVALVFSIIEAPDAGWTTVRTLGGFAAGLAALTGFVFYELRQPNPLLDPRLFLNRSLSAGALSICIQFFAFFGFTFVSMQYLEGVRGDSPLVAACSILPVSAAMMPTARLTPRLVARHGARTVCVTGLLLVAAGLATLSRIGIDTPYLLLLAGLIPLGIGMGAAMTPATAAITEALPLVQQGVGSALNDLSREVGGALGTAVLGSIVTAVYRSHLSLPSAPARVVSSARASFGVAIHAGGTTGAHAQSAFVDGIHSGLLYAAAAAAVGALSVLVLLRGHTATDQPGEQAKHEQLACVAG